A genomic region of Alnus glutinosa chromosome 11, dhAlnGlut1.1, whole genome shotgun sequence contains the following coding sequences:
- the LOC133882872 gene encoding NAC domain-containing protein 6 has translation MAATAMDEMSTMELELPGFRFHPTEEELLDFYLKNMVFGKRLRFDIIGFLNIYHHDPWDLPGLAKIGEREWYFFVPRDRKHGSGGRPNRTTENGFWKATGSDRRIVTISDPKRIIGLRKTLVFYRGRAPRGSKTDWVMNEYRFPDSCPLPKDIVLCKIYRKATSLKVLEQRAAMEEEMKNFHASPNSSPPTSLETGSFYTHQEDYQLVAPMAAVHNIVFKKEAEEVLGLTEKVDERAVESKVSSTSLQSPFGRGQLPELQVPKLTTDWTQDPFWTQLNSPWLQNLTPYANILNF, from the exons ATGGCGGCCACTGCAATGGATGAAATGTCGACAATGGAACTTGAACTTCCAGGATTTCGTTTCCACCCTACAGAAGAGGAGCTCCTTGATTTCTACCTCAAGAATATGGTGTTCGGAAAGCGATTGCGCTTTGACATAATCGGCTTTCTCAACATATATCATCACGATCCTTGGGACTTGcctg GATTGGCAAAGATCGGCGAAAGAGAATGGTACTTTTTTGTGCCGAGGGACAGGAAGCATGGCAGCGGCGGAAGGCCGAACCGGACAACTGAAAATGGGTTCTGGAAGGCCACAGGTTCTGACCGGAGAATTGTGACCATATCGGACCCAAAGCGGATAATTGGCTTAAGAAAGACACTTGTTTTCTACAGGGGAAGAGCTCCAAGAGGGAGCAAGACCGACTGGGTTATGAACGAGTATCGCTTTCCTGATTCATGCCCCTTACCTAAG GACATAGTGTTGTGTAAGATCTACAGGAAGGCAACTTCTTTGAAGGTTCTCGAGCAGAGGGCCGCAATGGAGGAAGAGATGAAGAACTTTCATGCTTCCCCCAATTCATCTCCACCAACATCCCTTGAAACCGGCTCATTTTATACTCATCAGGAGGATTATCAGTTAGTGGCACCAATGGCGGCTGTACACAACATTGTCTTCAAGAAAGAAGCAGAGGAAGTGTTGGGATTAACAGAGAAAGTGGATGAAAGAGCAGTGGAAAGCAAAGTGTCCTCCACATCACTGCAAAGCCCATTTGGAAGGGGCCAGTTGCCGGAGCTCCAAGTCCCCAAATTGACCACGGATTGGACTCAAGACCCGTTTTGGACCCAGTTAAACAGTCCCTGGCTTCAAAATTTGACCCCTTATGCCAACATCCTGAATTTCTGA
- the LOC133881900 gene encoding endochitinase-like: MKFWAGIAILSLLLSSFRGGSAEQCGRQAGGALCPGGQCCSQYGWCGTTADYCTNGCQSQCTGGGGGGGDISGLISRSAFDNLLKHRNDGGCPAKGFYTYDAFIAAAKSFPGFATTGDTATRKREIAAFLGQTSHETTGGWASAPDGPYSWGYCYLREQNPGSYCASDPNYPCAPGRQYYGRGPIQLSWNYNYGRCGKAIGVDLLNNPDLVATDAVISFKTAIWFWMTPQSPKPSCHDVITGRWNPSGADKSAGRNPGYGVVTNIINGGLECGKGKNPKVEDRIGFYKRYCDILGIGYGDNLDCYNQRSFGNGLLVDTM, from the exons atgaagttCTGGGCCGGCATCGCAATTCTGTCTTTATTGCTGTCCTCATTCCGAGGAGGCTCAGCTGAGCAATGTGGAAGGCAAGCTGGAGGTGCTCTGTGCCCAGGTGGGCAGTGCTGCAGTCAGTATGGCTGGTGCGGCACAACCGCTGATTACTGCACCAATGGCTGCCAAAGCCAATGCACTGGCGGTGGCGGCGGTGGTGGTGACATTAGCGGTCTCATCTCAAGGTCTGCATTTGATAATTTGCTCAAGCATCGTAACGATGGTGGCTGCCCAGCCAAGGGCTTCTACACCTATGATGCTTTCATAGCCGCTGCAAAGTCCTTTCCCGGCTTTGCTACCACTGGGGACACCGCCACACGTAAAAGAGAGATAGCTGCTTTCTTGGGCCAAACATCCCATGAAACTACCG GGGGGTGGGCAAGTGCACCTGATGGACCATACTCTTGGGGATATTGCTATCTCAGGGAACAAAACCCTGGATCATACTGTGCTTCGGATCCGAATTATCCTTGTGCTCCTGGCAGGCAATATTATGGCCGTGGTCCTATCCAACTTTCATG GAACTACAACTATGGGAGGTGCGGAAAAGCCATAGGGGTGGACCTACTGAACAACCCAGACCTTGTAGCTACTGACGCAGTCATTTCATTCAAGACGGCAATCTGGTTCTGGATGACTCCACAGTCACCAAAGCCATCTTGCCACGATGTCATCACCGGAAGGTGGAACCCGTCTGGTGCAGACAAGTCTGCCGGCCGGAATCCCGGGTATGGCGTGGTCACAAACATCATCAACGGCGGCCTCGAGTGTGGGAAAGGTAAGAACCCAAAGGTGGAGGATCGAATTGGGTTCTATAAAAGGTACTGCGACATACTTGGGATTGGCTATGGAGACAACCTGGACTGCTACAACCAGAGGTCTTTTGGGAATGGTCTCTTGGTCGACACTATGTAA